From the genome of Bicyclus anynana chromosome 26, ilBicAnyn1.1, whole genome shotgun sequence:
CAAGTTGTTGCTTGAATTTTTCCATCGAGGCATATCTGCCTCTACACTGTTAAGTATTTGTTGTGCAATAGGTAAAAATGGTTAAAATGCGCCTTAGCTGCGCCTTGGTTTCGTCAACCGTATTTATTATGGTTACTTGTCTCtggaaaaaagttaaaaaatgtcTGCAGTAACCTGGGATAAAAATATTGTCGAATCTTGTATGTCTACATTCAAAATGACTTGTTTATTTCTTATTCttcattaatttaaacttaaaagtGAAGAATATACGTAAACGAGGAATGCATAACCATGTGAATTGAAACAttcattaaattgaattttttggtTCACACAGATGCAGAATCTTTATTGATTTTATCAAGGCATTGCTGCCTCCACTCGGTTGATCAATAGTGCTTCAAGCAATGGGTCAAAAATGCGCCTCAGTTGCGCCTTGGTTTCGTCAGCCATATTTATTATGGTTACTTgtctctgaaaaaaaaacttgataaataTCTGCGGTACTatgtaatgtttattatatcaacacttttttttttaatttacattacataTATGAATCAgtcttaatattaattttaaagacATTTTAGAGGTATTTGTGCCAAATGTCTGCAGTCCAAAATAATGTTGTctgtggaaaaaaaaaatatctgcagtactacataatgtttattatattaacacttttttaaatttaacatttaagcatcagtattataattttaattttaaagataattCTTTGATTTTTAACTAGAAAGCTACATGCTGCTAGCAATTTTCAAGGTGTTTGTACCTCTATTCTGTTGAGCAACTGTTTAGGCAATGGGTTAAAAATGCGCCTTTGTTGCGCCTTCGTTTCTTCTGCCATATCATGGTTACACatgtctgaaaaaaaaaaatatctacagtTTTACtcgtgtattttttaatttactacagTAACACAGTATGAAAgtgtataaatattacaaactaacaaatgtagttattaaaaatggctatgtgatCAGTTTGTATGCTGTAGAAGTAGGTGAATTGGATTCTATCTAAGTAGATGCGAGAGGATTATTAGCAtaatctctataacttgcttaaagacctttgCTTCACTAGAACGGCAGCATATTAGAATTTTtttccaaagctgctctagttaGATCTTACCACATTTGGTTAGGCAGGAAGAACAATatgagcagagaaggggagttttagttaactgtcaaagacatCCTTTACCCTACAGTTACACCATCAGTCACAAGTCCGAGGGTCTGCTcgatccatggaatgctaagatatttctcTATATATGTCTGTGTAGATAGTTTTAACAAAATTGCAAAACTGCATGCTGCCACAACGAAGAAGTGGCTTGTCTTCTGTATGTTTACATTCAAAATGAGACATTTCGTTTCAGTCTTCTCTTGTGAATCACATAAAATCAAACATAAAAGAATATACAATAAACAAGGgattataacaaataaaattgaattgaaacattcattaaattgaatttttcggTTCACCATAATATAGGACATATCAAATGTAATTACCCTGTGTTTGTACTAATGTAATGTACTCTGTTATCTGTTGTTTGAACTTTTCCATGAAGGCATTTCTGCCTCTACTCCATAATCTGGTTATTTAGAATGCTTTAAAGTAACGCCTCCAGCCATATTTATATAGTTGCTTGCCTCTGGAAAAAGTATCAAGAAATGTATGCCGTCCTGCAAATCTACTAATGTTAACCATATTATTAACACGTTGATCGCTTTATGAAAAATCAAGTATTACCAATCAGGCCGCGGGGCTCACTGGTGAGCCTACTCGTACTAAACCATTTAAGCCATGGGGGTCACCGGTGAGCCGCGTCAGATGTTTCTTGCAACCGCTTCCTACAAGCCACAGAATGCAGCTATGAAGTAAAACGCGTACGGAAGTGAGCCGCGTGGCCCTGTAGCCAATACAGACGGCATGGTTTTCAAATCGGATAGAAACTTTTAGTTTTTCTCGAGGTATTTGTGATGACGCTGATGGGTTGTGTTAACCATGCggtggaaaaaaatatttaactttattataaatagtaaaactaCATAAtagtaatcaaatatttattcaaatacaaattttaagaCTTATTTAcgtcaacaaaaaaattatttatggaTCTTGTTGAAACAAGGCAAACAAAGAAAAGGTTTATTTGGGCAGCTTTGGCAATAAGTAACCACTTTTATCGTCTTAGTTTTAGCCTGTTTACTACCCATGACTGTTACGTTGTCTGCATAACATTGGCGGCATGTCCTTCTGACTTTTCTAGACATACCATCTTTTTTTTCCAAGCAGTGTTTTATTCGCTTGGGCCTCTGGTCAGGTACAGTATCTTCGTGGACTCCGCAAAGATTCATCATTATAAATCTTCGAAAGTCTACCatttgcatgttttttttagtcaCTGATTTGTACAGTGTCAAAGCATTTACCATTGCAGTATTTAGTAATAAATCCACAGCCAACTTCTTGTACCATTTCACAGTTTTACGCAACGGCGAGGAGTATGCTGCCATCTGATCCGATAAGTCCACTGCTCCTTTAGCTTTGTTGTAGTCGATTATAATCTGCGGTTTCATGACAGTGTTCTGACGTTTTTTTATCATTCCAAATCGATCTGAGTGTTTGGTTGACAACACCAACACGTCTCTTTTGTCTCTCCACTTCATGACAGTTATACCATCTCGACTCTCTCTGGCGATATATTCTCCTTTCTTGAGTTTAGCACTTACGACTTTCTTGGGTAGATGCCTCCTATTCTTTCGGATTGTTCCCACTAAATGAGTTTCGTTCTTTAGCAGAGCCCTGGCTAATGCAATGCTGGTATACCAGTTATCGGTATAGAGAGTATAACCTTTATTTAGAAGACCGCTAAGCAGATCCATAACAACATTATAAGGGGTAGTATTtgtaatttcgttattttttcctgcgtatatacttattttataagtatatcCCGGTACACAGCACAATTTGAATTCTTTGATTCCATATTTATGGcgtttttgtttattgtattgTCGAAATACAATCCTGCCACGAAACGGGACAACACTTTCGTCTATACATAGGTCTTGACCGGGTGTATAATGCATCTGAAATCGTTCATtcaatgcctgtaaaagatatCTAATACGATGGAGGCGGTCATCTTTGTTGGTCTCATCGTTTTGTGAAAAATGaagcatttgtaatattaattcgAAACGATTCCGTGACATTATTGTGCGTGGAAACGGATGACCTACGATGACATTCGTTGACCAATATTCCGCCAATCTAGGAAGCTTTGTGATACCCATAATCAGGATAAGgccaaaaaacttttttatttctgcAAGATCTGTTGGAACCCATTTCCGAAGCCTTGCAAAGCGTGAACTTTCTTTAAAGCTGGTAATTTTGTGAGTTGCAAATTGGTTTGTTAGCTCAACTATCTCTTGAAAAATACTGTCTGGAACCATTAGTATGAAAAAATCAGCTGGAGATTTGTTACGCATGCTCAAGCATAGATTAGTTGAAAGGCCAGGATGTTCAGTAAAAGGTATTACTTTACGTTGGTTACCTTTAGGCTTGGACCAGATGTCCGATGGCGATGTATTACCTGAACCAAAAAATACAATTGTTTAGCTACCTACATTGATCTACATTTACACCTCTTAAATTAATACTATTACTCGTAGCTCTAAATTCAAAAGTAACTCTTATctgcatatttataaaaaacaacaataaacggCTAAAATAAGTAGATAGTAGTTAATAAGaaggtatgtaggtaggtatgtgtcTCGATTGCCATGAGAGCAGAAGAAACACGATAGAATATGTCAAACGAATATGCATAAAGCAAGTAAAGCCGTGGGCAATAGGTGGTTTAAGTTAAAAAGTGACTTACCAATATTATCGGCAATAATCCTTATAATTTCACTATCGCTATCTTCACTCTCTGACAACACAATTCGGCGGCATCTTCTTTTCGTTGGTTGAAGTACGTCTTCATCATCTGTATCTATTTGAAAACTGTGGTTCAGAAAATTTATCTCAATATTTTCCAATTGCGTTAAATCCTCTTGCGTTAGCTCAAAATCAAATTCATCCATTTTTACGGGAAAAGATCCTTACGTGTCGACAAAGCGTGCGATACTGATaaagcggcgcgcgcgcgcgggGGTGGGCCGCATCGTGACCCCGCGGCCCCCGACAACGGAAAACAGACATTCCTTTGCGCTAGGCCACGGGACTCACCGGTGGGCCTTTGACGAAATCTTAAAAACTACACGGTAAAAgtctgtaattattattttccatcCATATTACTTCATTTTATTACCTTTGGAATAAAAGTTTCAAGTTGATGAAAATTACCGATTACCTAATTTTGGCTTGGCCCGAATGGCAATGTAAGCTAGGCTCACCGGTAGGTGATATGGCGTACAACGTGTTAACActgttttgttattgtatttaCAACATCAGTgatttgatatttgatatttatttacttagcatccatgcacttacaaactaatacataaGCTTAGCATACATGATACATGGGGCCCTGTCAGGGCATTGctgaaataataatgttacatgcaataataagagataaaatatattacatttcattagacaaaattaaaataaaataaaaatgaagtagaaacttgagcggaacatttatagaattaaattagaatgttcaagatttaaataatataaatgtcaggtatagtaatgtcataatagtagattaattaacgctaataaaattaaataaacatatccaGTCaattacaatagggatgatgacagttttttaaattgtatataaattaagagtatactaatagtaaagcaattttgtaaaagtaacagggtatctgcgatcattactttcggagctacagggatttaaagagtcagatttgcggcgctgccgcggatccctgaaaaacgccccatacaaaatggctcgaaaaaatgacgtcataggcaatgtaatgatcgttagatttgtatgcgcgttcaaacaaaattactaatatctttgttatttgtgcgtttatctttatagttcatttattaaaaaatgtcacatttaatgtaaggaagctaaaactgtatgaattttcatctaattacgataaaaaaattttagtagtttttgaaattttataatctcatttattttgcaaatatccagacaatatttgctttttatgtataaattagttaacattgaccctatttacccgaatgtatcataaaaatcaatatattcaaacctagtcatcatccccattgtcaaAATAATGTGATAAATGAGCAATTGGCGTGACAATTCAAGACAGTTGTTTGGCATTAGCAGCTGCGTGCTGCCAAGACAAATAGATTGTTGTCTTGCGTATTTCTACATTCTAAATgagattttcattaattttaactttaaagtgAAGAATATACATAAACGAGGTATGCAAAACTATGTGATGTAAAACATTCATTGATATGAATTTTTCAGTTTACACTAATACAGAATCTATAAAAAATTGAAGACATAAATAAGGAATGCCAAGTGGATTGAAACATTTATTGGattgaatttttcatttcacaCAGATACATAAGAAGTCCGCAACAAGCTCGCTGTCAACAGTCAAagccatttatttaaagtaggcttagtttacaagcacccTTGAAACGTTTGAGAAGAAGCCCACAAGAAACTCGCTGGCAACAGTCAGtcagtcatttatttcaattcggcttagtttacaaacacgcTTGGAACGTTTGAGAAGTTGGTACATCTCATTTTCGAGAAGTTGgtgaaaaaatgaaaatgaatttattcgTTTCAAACATTGCATTAAATAATAtggctgagaccttcttttaagtaaatacctgtgtttttatattgtacagttacaaattttgataagtaatagtaattaatatattattataatggtaCATCTCATTTTCCATTTTGATAACGGGTGATATGCAGCTAATCCGTTGCTGCGGGGTTACCAGCCGAAGTCCTTCTTCAAATAGTTTTTTGTCATCgttaattttaaatgtcttattatttttagcGAAATGCCCCTTTACCTGAGCCCAAATCAATTCAATCGGATTAAGCTCACAATTGTAAGGGGGCAGTCTTAAAATTCGCCTTTTAACATAGTATCTTCAAACgctaaatttgatttttttgatatgGTAGTTTTTAAACCAATCCAGTAGGGGTCCTTGTATTccacatttttctaatttagtGAATAGGATATCAAACTTCAATATATCGAATGCTTTTCTGAAATCAATGAATACaactgtaaggtcccttgtccttactgtaatagcagtaagtcaccgcctcaccactacactataatggccagcggcacacgtccgcctcctctcgatgccagcgatAGACTGCCTGCCTTGCCCCACTACCGGTgtttatatacacaaacactacgaCAACGATTACATGCATCTTATTATTTAGATATTCGTTGATTTCATTTGTAAATTGACACAATAATTGATACGTACTTCGGTTTTTTTGGAATCCAAActgttttttgttaattatatcatgtttttgcagaaaattatttatcttgTCACCGAGATACCTctcaaaaatttcaattaggcttggtTTCCAAGCACGCTTGAAACGTTTGAGGAGTTGGTACATCTCATTTTCCATTTTGATAACgggttatattttttcattttatttatttatttagaaagataataaaagtaacaacatagaaaacagattatagccaattacaagttttcgcaaataaattttacatattagatagcaagctcgcaaggaaaacatacttacacaacaacataattgaatataaaaaaaagagataatgataataataatagacatacaataatataaaagtcgaaagagaaaacaaaaacaacaaaactaaattgataagTAAACAAGCTAGCTTAACATATACAAGTTAAAGTACTCTGTGGCCAGTGATTTACGGGCAGTGGTAGCCGAGGTACAGAAGAGGTCAATTTCTTGGTCAgtcaatctcaatttattaaaagaaagacaTGACCGAGGTATATAAGAATTGTTTCTAAATTTAGTATGCGCAGACGCCTTACACAAAATTGAATGTGATCGAGGATGAGTATTAATTGGGACtctgaaatataatttactgaGGAGCAGGCCACAGTCAACcgaattatttacaatattaagtaagtaggtgATGTCATTAATATTCCTTCTTATAGATAGTGGAAGTAGGTGCATTCGAGCACACGCTGATTCATAGCTCATGGTAGATGGTAGTTTAAATCGATATTTAAGAAATCGTATAAATTTTTTCTGGATTCGTTCAATACGTTGAATATACACATCGTATATGCAGCTAATCCATTGCTGCGCGGTTACCAGCCGAAGCCCTTCTTCAAATAGTTTTTTGTCATCgttaattttaaatgtcttattatttttagcGAAATACCccttaaattcaaaaattcatttatttcaagtaggctcagtttttgcagaaaattatttatcttgTCACCGAGATAACTctcaaaaatttcaattaggcttggtTTCCAAGCACGCTTGAAACGTTTGAGGAGTTGGTACATCTCATTTTCCTTTTTGATAACGTGTGACATGCAGCTAATCCATTGCTGCGGGGTTACCAGCCGAAGTCCTTCTTCAAATAGTTTTTTGTCATCGTTAATTTTAgatgtgttattatttttagcgACATGCCCCTTTACCTGAGCCCAGATCAATTCAATCGGATTAAGCTCACAATGGTAAGGGGGCTGTCTTAAAATTGTTAGACCCCGCTCAGTTGCCATTTCTTTAATGACGTATCGTACATGGgtctttttatcttttttggCGATATCTAATAATTCGGCTTTTAACATAGTATCTTCAAACgctaaatttgattttttgagCCATTCTTGAATTGAAGTTTTATGTCAATTTGAAGTTGGTAATGCTTCCAGTTTTCTCGTGTGGTATGAAGCATTGTCACCACgagaaagttttattttaactttggtAGTATTAGTCTTAACCAGTTTTCATACGTTTCTGCGTTCATCTCCTTAAGATAATCATCAAGACCCTTGCTTGCCTGAAATATCAACAAGCCATCATCCACAAAACCTTCTTGCAAGTTTGTCCTGAGAAGGAAAAACCGATCCCTAGATATTGCATTTGCAATCGGTATATATCCCTATATTTTTTGCTCCAAATCATCTTTAGTCTGGGAAATTTTTATGaggaaatgaaataatatacaatttacaatgaaataaaagcaattattacaatttaatgaagTTTGAAACATTACAACGCGCACAAGGTTGCGAACAAAAAGAAAGCGTCAAAGACAAGACAACCAACCATAGACAGcgaatatatgttttttaaattttgagtcTATTATATTTGAATTCTAACACATTTAGCCAACACACCAAACAATGGCATGTATTTCGGAGAACTTCTTTACATCCAGTAAAGACCGAAGAGGTTTAATTTGTGTTCCAGTATTGGCCATACATAAGATCTAAGTAATATCGGAGCTGAGATATTTCACAtaaaattttggaaatatatgaGAATTAAGTTATTTAATGTGGACGTAattgtcatatattttattataaatgcaatgcgttatttttagaatattaaaaaaaacaagaattcATAATTTGAGCTTGTCTCCAGACTTTACGTTGCGCAATAACTATACTTACCTGTATCTAATATTACAAaagggaaagatttgattgttttttaaaaaaaacaaattaatcataTCAGAACATAAAACATTTGTGTTTCCAAGTGCTTGtgtaataaacgaattttgaattttattgcacctagatatttttttaaatctgtctCGGTGCATTACGAGCATACAAAATCTAAATTAAGATTATGGTTTTGTTTACGTCACTCTGGAAATTATTTTGGGtttcacatacattttaatcatcatcatctccttttctTTAAGCCACTTAAGTGGGATGGGAAAAATATGTCATTCTTTTGTTTTGACatgtttttaatagttttgctAGTAATTTTATGACCAGCCGCTTGGCTGACGTCAAACCTCCTTGGGAGTTCTCAGTTAAGTGGATTTTTTAACCGCCACCTTTCGGTTCAATGGACACCTTATTGATTGTGGGCCCTTTGTCGGAATGTGGGTAACACTACTACATAAACATGGGTTACACAACCAATGACACATGAAAGGCGGATTATTAATAAGAACTCTTcttaatagtattaattattttggacTTAAACTTATACATCTTATCACAAAATATGTCAATGGTATTATCTTTCTTAGTTAGTTCCCTATATAATCTACACAGCCTGGGTAACAAAGAGTT
Proteins encoded in this window:
- the LOC128199614 gene encoding piggyBac transposable element-derived protein 4-like, with translation MDEFDFELTQEDLTQLENIEINFLNHSFQIDTDDEDVLQPTKRRCRRIVLSESEDSDSEIIRIIADNIGNTSPSDIWSKPKGNQRKVIPFTEHPGLSTNLCLSMRNKSPADFFILMVPDSIFQEIVELTNQFATHKITSFKESSRFARLRKWVPTDLAEIKKFFGLILIMGITKLPRLAEYWSTNVIVGHPFPRTIMSRNRFELILQMLHFSQNDETNKDDRLHRIRYLLQALNERFQMHYTPGQDLCIDESVVPFRGRIVFRQYNKQKRHKYGIKEFKLCCVPGYTYKISIYAGKNNEITNTTPYNVVMDLLSGLLNKGYTLYTDNWYTSIALARALLKNETHLVGTIRKNRRHLPKKVVSAKLKKGEYIARESRDGITVMKWRDKRDVLVLSTKHSDRFGMIKKRQNTVMKPQIIIDYNKAKGAVDLSDQMAAYSSPLRKTVKWYKKLAVDLLLNTAMVNALTLYKSVTKKNMQMVDFRRFIMMNLCGVHEDTVPDQRPKRIKHCLEKKDGSGCKKHLTRLTGDPHGLNGLVRVGSPVSPAA